CCGGGGCTGGTACTCCCTCGCCACCCCCATCTGGGCCAACTACGGCCTCAAGCGGGGTCTCCCCATCTCCTGCTACGGCACCTACGTGGAGGACGACACCGCCTCCATCCTGAGGGCGGTGGCGGAGATCGGCATGATGAGCAAACAGGGTGGGGGCACCTCTGTTTACCTGGGGGCCCTCCGCCCCAGGGGGGCCCCCATCCGGGACAACGGGGAAAGCAACGGTTCCTACGCCTTCGCTTCGCTCTTCGACCGGGTGATCGAGGTGTTCAACCAGGGTTCCACCCGGCGGGGGCAGTGCGCCGCCTACCTCCCTATCGAGCACCCGGACTTCGAGGAGTGGCTCAAGATCCAGCGGGAAGGAGGGGAGATCCAGTCCCTCTTCTGGGGGGTTTCCGTGGGGGATGCCTGGCTAGAGGAGGCCATCGCCGGGGACAGGGAGAAACGGGAAAGGTGGGCTAAGGTACTCAAAAGCCGCGCCGAGGTGGGGATCCCCTACATCTTCTTCCGGGACAACGCCAACCGCCAGGCCCCGGAGGTCTTCAAGAAGCTGGGGAAGACGATTCATGCCAGCAACCTCTGCACCGAGATCATGCTCCCTTCGAGCCCTGAGGAAAGCTTCGTGTGCTGCCTCTCCTCCCTAAACCTCCTCCACTTCGACGAGTGGAAGGACACAGACGCCGTGGAAACCCTCACCATCTTCCTGGACTCCGTGCTGGACGACTTCATCGAGAAGGCGGAGGGCATCCCCTACATGGAGCGGGCGGTACGCTTCGCCAAGCGGTACCGGGCCATCGGGATCGGGGTTTTGGGCTGGCACAGCTACCTCCAGTCCAAGGGGATTCCCCTGGAGAGCGCGGAGGCCCTTTTCCTTAACAACCTCATCTTCAAGACCATCCGGGAAAAGGCGGAGGAGGCGAGCCGCTGGCTTAGGAAGCGCCATCCGGAGGACGAACTGGCCGACCTAATGGAAAGGCGGAACGCCACCCTCCTGGCCATCGCCCCCACCAAGAGCAGCTCCTTCATCCTGGGGCAGGTTTCCCCCTCCATCGAGCCCTACACCAGCAACTACTACCTCAAGGACCTGCAAAAGGCCCGAATCGCCTTCAAGAATCCCTTTTTGGAGGAGCTTCTCCAAGCAAAGGGAAAGAACGAGGAAAAAGTGTGGCGGAGCATCCTGGAGAGGAATGGCTCGGTACAACACCTAGACTTCCTTTCCGACGAGGAGAAGGACGTGTTCAAGACCTTTTCCGAGATTTCCCAAAAGACCCTGGTCAACCTGGCCATCGCCCGGCAGAAGTACATCGACCAGGGCCAGTCCCTCAACCTGGTCATCCACCCCGAGGCTCCGCCCAAGGACGTGAACGAGCTGTACCTGCACGCCTGGAGAGGTGGGCTCAAGGCCCTTTACTACCAGTTCAGCGCCAGCGTGGCCCAAGCCTACAGCCGGGACCTGCTGCTTTCCTGCCGGGCTTGCGAAAGTTAAGAGCACCCTTGGTAGCTACCACGGAAGAGTTTATACGACCCTACCCTGGCTTTCGCGGGGTGGGGGTTTGACTCCGGCTCTTCATTCGCGAAAGGTACATTTCGCGCATATGTTATACTACCCCCGTGGAACCCGCTCTTATTTGGAAATCCCTCGGCATTAAAAAGCCCGAGAAGGCCCTTCAACCCCTGGCCCCCTATGCCGAATACCTCCTTTTGGAGCGAGGGTACTCCCCTAGGGGGGTGCGCCGCTACCTCCAGGACCTGGCCCTCTGGTTCCGTTTCCTCCAGGAAGAGGATTTCACCCCGGGCCCCGAGGCGGTCCGGGCGCTCCTCCTCAAGGAGCGCTGGGCCCCAAGGAGGGTGCAGGGGTTCTTAGCGGCCCTCCGCAGCTACTACCGCTACCTGGCCCAGGTCAAGGGAGAAGCCGTGTCCGATCCCACGGAGGGCATCGGCCGCCCTAAGGCCGGGCGCAGGCTCCCCTTGCACCCCGCTCCGGAGGAGCTCAAGCGTTTCCTCGAGGCTCTGGAAGCCGAAAAGGAGGCTAGGCTCCTCAGCCGCCTGGCCCGCTTCCTCTACGGCACGGGGCTTCGCATCTCCGAGGCCCTTTCCCTGAAGGGCCGGAACGTGATCCTCGAGGGCTCGGTTCCCGTGGCCATCCGGGTGGTGGGTAAGGGGAACAAGGAAAGGCTGGTGCCCCTTTCCAGGACCGCCCGGGAGGTGCTTCTGGAGTTGGGGCCACCCCAGGGTAATGTGAGTATTTTCACTTTCACTCAGGGAAGGCACCGGGGCAGGGTTCCCTCCGCCCGGTACGTGGAGGCTAGGTTCCGGGAGGCGGCCCTAAGGGCGGGCCTGGATCCCAGGCGCTTCACCCCGCACAAGCTCCGCCACGCCTACGCCACCTTGTTGGTGGAGGTGGGCGTGGAGCTGGATGCCGTGAAGGACCTCTTGGGCCACGAGTCCATCGCCACCACCCAGATCTACCTCCACGCCTCCCGGGAAAGGCTCAAGGAAGCGGCCCAAAGGCTTCCCGACCTCTAAAGGGCCGTGGCCCCGCCGTCCACGGGCAGGACCACCCCCGTGATGTAGTCCGAGGCGGGGCTTGCCAGGAAGAGCACCGCCCCCCCGAGCTCCCCGGGCCTCCCCGCCCGGCCCAA
The genomic region above belongs to Thermus antranikianii DSM 12462 and contains:
- a CDS encoding ribonucleoside-diphosphate reductase subunit alpha — encoded protein: MTKTKREYRPWYWANEWTRLYMSRGYLLPGVTVEERVKEIADRAEALTRIEGFSRKFQEYVARGWYSLATPIWANYGLKRGLPISCYGTYVEDDTASILRAVAEIGMMSKQGGGTSVYLGALRPRGAPIRDNGESNGSYAFASLFDRVIEVFNQGSTRRGQCAAYLPIEHPDFEEWLKIQREGGEIQSLFWGVSVGDAWLEEAIAGDREKRERWAKVLKSRAEVGIPYIFFRDNANRQAPEVFKKLGKTIHASNLCTEIMLPSSPEESFVCCLSSLNLLHFDEWKDTDAVETLTIFLDSVLDDFIEKAEGIPYMERAVRFAKRYRAIGIGVLGWHSYLQSKGIPLESAEALFLNNLIFKTIREKAEEASRWLRKRHPEDELADLMERRNATLLAIAPTKSSSFILGQVSPSIEPYTSNYYLKDLQKARIAFKNPFLEELLQAKGKNEEKVWRSILERNGSVQHLDFLSDEEKDVFKTFSEISQKTLVNLAIARQKYIDQGQSLNLVIHPEAPPKDVNELYLHAWRGGLKALYYQFSASVAQAYSRDLLLSCRACES
- a CDS encoding tyrosine-type recombinase/integrase, translating into MEPALIWKSLGIKKPEKALQPLAPYAEYLLLERGYSPRGVRRYLQDLALWFRFLQEEDFTPGPEAVRALLLKERWAPRRVQGFLAALRSYYRYLAQVKGEAVSDPTEGIGRPKAGRRLPLHPAPEELKRFLEALEAEKEARLLSRLARFLYGTGLRISEALSLKGRNVILEGSVPVAIRVVGKGNKERLVPLSRTAREVLLELGPPQGNVSIFTFTQGRHRGRVPSARYVEARFREAALRAGLDPRRFTPHKLRHAYATLLVEVGVELDAVKDLLGHESIATTQIYLHASRERLKEAAQRLPDL